A single window of Nicotiana sylvestris chromosome 3, ASM39365v2, whole genome shotgun sequence DNA harbors:
- the LOC138887783 gene encoding uncharacterized protein, with product MFFDGAVNAKCVGIGAILISPTGQHYPATTRLQFFCTNNTAEYEACIMGTNMAIGQDVEELIIMGDSDLIIRQAQGERETRDVKLIPYKQHMEDLSKHFKSVEFRYIPRFHNELADALTTLASMLPYPGNLHIDPLEIQIRERHGYCNTIEVEPNVQPWYHDIKRFLKTKEYPEQANGDQK from the coding sequence atgttctttgatggagctgtaaaTGCAAAATGTGTcgggatcggggcaattttgatctcacccactggtcaacattatccagcCACAACTCGACTTcagtttttctgcacaaacaacactgctgagtatgaagcctgcatcatgggtaCGAATATGGCAATCGGCCAAGATGTGGAAGAATtgataatcatgggagattcagatctgatcatccgacaagctcagggagaacgggaaactcgggatgtcaagcttattccatacaAGCAACATATGGAGGATCTTAGTAAACATTTCAAGTcagtcgagttcaggtacattcctcgttttcacaatgagttagctgATGCACTcactactttggcctcgatgttgcCATACCCAGGCAATCTCCACATTGACccgttggaaatccaaatccgagaaaggcatggttactgcAATACGATTGAGGTGGAACcaaatgttcagccatggtatcatgatatcaagagatttctgaaaacaaaagaatatcccgagcaagccaaTGGAGACCAAAAGTGA
- the LOC138887785 gene encoding uncharacterized mitochondrial protein AtMg00860-like, producing the protein MVEEGIVLGHKISKNGVEVDKAKIEVISKLPSPTSIKGVRSFLGHVGFYRWFIKDFSKVVNPLCKLLEKDAKFVYNDDCMNAFELLKYRLTTTPIITAPNWILPFELM; encoded by the coding sequence atggttgaggagggcattgtcctcggccataagatctcaaagaacggTGTCGAAGTGGATAAAGCgaagattgaagtgatttcaaaactcCCGTCTCCCACTTCCATCAAGGGAGTTAGGAGCTTTCTTGGGCATGTGGGGTTCTACCGTtggttcatcaaggatttctcaaaagtggtgaaccccttgtgcaagttgttggaaaaagatgcaaaGTTTGTAtacaatgatgattgcatgaatgcttttgagcttctcaagtatagattgactaccactcccatcatcaccgcacccaattggatcttaccatttgagctcatgtga
- the LOC138887784 gene encoding uncharacterized protein translates to MHRNSTLYRPKANGAVEAANKNIKKIRRKMIQSSRQWHEKLSFALLGYRTTVRTSIGATPYLLVYDTEAVIPAKVEIPSFRIIFEAEIEDSEWVKTRLEQLTLIDEKWMSAVCHRQLYQQRMVRTSNKKVRPRNFEVGQLVLRHIFPHHKEAKGKFAPNWKGPYIIRKLLPKGALYLGDIEGNDPETTVNADAVKRCNPKQPCKKQVQLKRKCGRARNSFAATIHKREVPSKILSRIHSLYEKKEEEEETK, encoded by the exons ATGCATCGAAATTCTACCCTTTATCGTCCCAAAGCTAATGGtgctgttgaagcagcaaacaaaaacatcaagaagattcggagaaagatgattcaaagttccaggcaatggcatgaaaagttgtcgtttgcattgttggggtatcgcacaaCTGTGCGCACATCAATCGGAGCAACCCCATATCTATTGGTTTATGACACTGAAGCCGTGATACCCGCaaaagttgaaatcccttctttTCGGATTATTTTTGAAGCTGAAATTGAGGATAGTGAATGGGTCAAGActcgtctagaacagttaaccctgattgaCGAAAAGTGGATGTCCGCAGTTTGCCAtaggcagttgtatcaacaaagaatggtcCGTACCTCCAACAAGAAAGTACGgcctaggaactttgaagtggggcaactcgttttgagACATATTTTCCCtcatcacaaggaagcaaaaggaaagttcgctcctaactggaagggcccatacattatcagaaaattgttgccaaaaggggcGTTGTacctgggagacattgaaggaaatgaccccgaaacaactgtaaatgcagacgcagtcaaaag gtgcaatccaaagcaaccttgcaagaagcaggtgcaactgAAAAGAAAATGCGGaagggctagaaacagctttgcagcaacaatccataaaagggaagtcccctccaaaattctttcccgCATTCACTCATTGtacgaaaaaaaagaagaagaagaagaaacaaaatga